One stretch of bacterium DNA includes these proteins:
- a CDS encoding SPFH domain-containing protein, protein MQLEFLKVFISLMAVVALAASACKILKEYERAVIFRLGKLRGTSGPGLVFLIPLIDRMHRIDLRLVSIDVPRQDIMTRDNVPVTVDAVVYFNITDPARAIISIQNIYQSTFLIAQATLRSVLGQVELDDLLSQQAKLNQQLQQIIAVTTGPWGIAIPIVEIKEVTLPEEMKRAMAKQAETERERRALLIDAQGEYQAAVTLAKAGEILSGNPQSLQLRYLQTLRHVSTQKGSTILFPFPLDLVSPFIDGIRGLRPRDAREEAEAGIQEEETAPSSESTLPQRQPSVPPSSPQQVRLAQYQQKWRNGRLQPQYVQWLSTNRCQFQCSHCETTAGEVNPRELTTGEVMKVIDELADAGCEFFSITGGEPLLRPDIFSIARYAHERGMKVGLTTNGQAAEDNLMALEQARFDSLIITLDGCRNTQDRLRDSRGSYERGIRTIEFFHDLGAPFIGVSTILLDENIMELPQLTEEVFQAGAHQLQLQPLLFQHGHPVRNNPQVVQQAFRFVLEARRRGFSVEPGEPFGYLGPLDPLIRANPFFCGCGWNTLCIDHEGGILGCAVPAFSGQMEGNIRTDSLTKIWEQEFGSFRKNLPSGLSDTCRQCPHLSLCRGGCWLFRAQGLNPCFLPEAEHVYQEISYALYPQTAEGKSPVLP, encoded by the coding sequence ATGCAGCTTGAATTTTTAAAGGTATTTATCTCCCTCATGGCTGTTGTTGCTCTTGCGGCCTCGGCCTGCAAGATTCTGAAAGAATACGAGCGGGCAGTAATCTTTCGCCTGGGAAAATTGCGGGGCACCAGCGGGCCGGGACTGGTTTTTCTGATCCCGCTGATTGACCGGATGCACAGGATTGACCTTCGGCTGGTATCGATCGATGTTCCCCGGCAGGATATTATGACCAGAGATAATGTGCCGGTAACTGTGGATGCAGTCGTTTACTTCAATATCACCGATCCGGCCAGGGCCATAATCAGCATTCAAAATATCTATCAGTCCACCTTTCTGATCGCTCAGGCTACCCTGCGCAGTGTTCTTGGCCAGGTGGAGCTGGATGATCTTCTCAGCCAGCAGGCCAAGCTCAATCAGCAATTGCAGCAGATTATCGCCGTAACCACCGGCCCCTGGGGAATTGCGATCCCCATCGTCGAAATCAAGGAAGTTACCCTGCCCGAAGAGATGAAGCGGGCCATGGCCAAACAGGCAGAGACCGAGCGGGAGCGGCGCGCTCTTTTGATCGACGCTCAGGGGGAATATCAGGCCGCCGTGACTCTGGCCAAAGCGGGCGAGATTCTGTCCGGCAATCCCCAGAGCCTGCAATTGCGCTACCTCCAGACCCTGCGGCATGTTTCCACCCAGAAAGGCTCGACTATCCTTTTTCCCTTCCCTCTGGACCTGGTCAGTCCCTTTATCGATGGAATACGAGGGCTTCGGCCAAGGGATGCCAGGGAGGAAGCGGAGGCTGGCATTCAGGAGGAAGAGACTGCTCCCTCCAGTGAATCCACGCTCCCGCAGCGGCAGCCTTCAGTCCCCCCGTCATCTCCCCAGCAGGTCCGGCTGGCTCAGTACCAGCAAAAGTGGCGAAATGGCCGCCTTCAGCCGCAATACGTACAGTGGCTGAGCACGAACCGCTGTCAGTTTCAATGCTCACACTGCGAAACCACCGCCGGGGAGGTGAATCCGCGCGAGCTGACCACCGGCGAAGTCATGAAAGTTATCGATGAGCTGGCAGATGCGGGATGTGAATTCTTTTCCATAACCGGTGGTGAACCCCTGCTTCGCCCCGATATCTTTTCGATTGCCCGATATGCCCACGAGCGGGGGATGAAAGTAGGGCTCACCACCAATGGCCAGGCTGCGGAGGATAACCTCATGGCCCTTGAGCAGGCCCGCTTCGACTCGCTGATCATCACCCTGGACGGCTGCCGGAATACCCAGGACCGCCTGCGTGACAGCCGGGGATCGTATGAGCGGGGAATCCGGACCATAGAATTCTTCCACGATCTCGGGGCCCCCTTCATCGGTGTCAGCACCATTCTGCTGGATGAAAATATCATGGAGCTTCCCCAGTTGACCGAGGAGGTTTTTCAGGCCGGAGCACACCAGCTCCAGTTGCAGCCGCTCCTTTTTCAGCATGGACATCCCGTCCGAAACAACCCGCAAGTCGTACAACAAGCCTTCCGGTTTGTCCTTGAAGCCAGAAGGCGGGGATTTTCGGTTGAGCCCGGCGAGCCGTTCGGATATCTTGGCCCCCTGGATCCTCTGATCCGTGCGAATCCCTTTTTCTGCGGCTGCGGCTGGAACACGCTCTGCATCGACCATGAGGGGGGAATACTCGGATGCGCGGTTCCGGCGTTCTCCGGCCAGATGGAAGGAAACATCCGGACTGATTCTCTCACCAAAATCTGGGAGCAGGAGTTTGGCAGTTTCCGCAAAAACCTGCCCTCCGGGCTTTCCGATACCTGCCGGCAATGTCCCCACCTTTCACTGTGCCGGGGAGGATGCTGGCTTTTTCGTGCTCAAGGATTGAACCCCTGCTTCCTTCCGGAAGCGGAACACGTTTATCAGGAGATCTCGTATGCGCTATATCCTCAAACTGCTGAAGGAAAATCCCCGGTATTACCTTGA